The sequence below is a genomic window from Sylvia atricapilla isolate bSylAtr1 chromosome 26, bSylAtr1.pri, whole genome shotgun sequence.
CGCAACATTAAAGGCAGAAAACTAGAGAGCTTGGCAgtcaaaataaaaggaaagaatgagTGCATGCACAGGAACAAATCCTTTTAGTGCCTTCCTAACTTCCTCCATATACACAGCTCTCATCAGTCCTCACCTACGGCTGATGTACAGGTGGTaaaatttacaagaaaattctgcttctcaCCTTTGAACGTActacttttaaagcaaaagaggTGCCTGTAGAGTTGCTGACCTGAATTTGGACTATGATTTCTTATCCATTAGTGAAGACTCAAAATGCAAGGAAGCATCCAACTCTTCGTGTGTTTCCTACCGAGTTCTTAGCAGTAGCTTCCCAAACTCCCAAACTAAACATTTCTGAGTATAATCACAACAGTCCACCAAAGATAAACTGTCATTCCAAATCatctaaataattttgtaatgGCAATCAGCATTATGGTGTAAGAAAACCTGGCCTGGTACACACTTTACCTTGAGGAAAATCCCCCTGGGGGTAATCAAAACGATGAGGATAAGGAGGTCTTTCAAAGGGATGGCGAGGTGGAAAATCATCCTGCATGAAGCGAGGTGGAAAGCGGTTGAAATTATGTGGATGCGGGGGCTGGTTGAATTGGGGATGTTGCTGATGTGGAGGAAATGGGCCTCTGAAGTGAGGTGGCCGCTGCATTCGAAATGGAGGTTCCCTCTGACCCCCACCCCATGGAGGCTGTTCATGCTGGTTGTTCCACGGTGCTTCAAACTGGTTGTTCCAAGAAGGATCAGGCTGGTTGTTCCAAGGTGTCTCTCGCTGATTGTTCCAGCCTTGATCTCTCTGTTCATTCCACATTCCTTCATGGTTGTTATTCCAGGGAGGACAATGAGGTGGTCCCTGGAAGTGAAGTACAGAAGCCTGGTCATTAGGTTACAAGAATAAAGACAACAATAACATACCTTCTTAAAGAATACAGCCCATAGGCAACATGCGCAATTGAGAGAACATTTCAAATACAGAGCCTGAATGACAGCAACTTCAGAAAAAAGATAGGGAAAGACCAAACTGTTACTGAACCAAACAGCTCTTGTTCATAGGAATAGCGTGATAGTTAACAAACTGAAATACGGTTAACATTTAGCCTTTAACTGCGCTCAGAATGACAAAGCTCGGCATTGAAATCTGGATTTATAACTTCCACAGCTTTTCACTGCACCTCTACAACCAAGATAGTCATTTCCCAACCTCCACAGCCAAGACAGTCTGAACTTCCACATCCTTTTTCAGAACTGTATCTTACCTGTTGTTGACCCCATGGTGCAACTGGGTGAGGTTGGTCAAACCAGGGTGGTTTATTTGGAGGAATCTGATCATGAGATCCAGGGCCACGTGGACCACCTGAAGCAGGATCCTGCACTCCAGACCCAGTTGTGTCATACTCTGTAGAACcagccagaggcagctgagATTTACCATCATCTGGAACAATTTAGAGACTACTGTCAGCATCAAAGTCATATgcaattaataaaatatcagcACACCAGGCTCCAGatgaatttctgctgcagaaatctAATTACTGGGAGACAGGATTTCTGATCCATTTAACACTCATCTCTTTGGTTCTTTTTATACTCAAGCATCAGCCTCCACCTCCTGCAAGGCTCCGAACAGATTCAAGCTTTTGCCTGAAACAAACCAGCAGTGTATTGCGCCTCATTGttaaaaaaggaggggaaaaaaaaaaaaaaaagtcataacaTTGTCACCCACTGATTTTTGCACAAGTCCCAGGTCAGCTCAGTACCTGCTTGTGTGACCGGAGCAGACGgtggagctgaggctggggctgctgtgggggcTTGAGGCGGGGGTGTCGATTTCACCTCGTTCTCTAGTGGGGGTATTTGGatctgttgttgctgctgctgctgcgttAAACTGTTCACAAACTCCTCGTGTTGCGTTTTCAGGTTCTGGATCTGCTGTTGGAAAGCCACTTGCACAGGCTGTACAACCGTTGCATATTCAGTGATCAAATTCGCCTGATAAAAGAAATGACTGCACCTATAATACCTAGCCTATCCGCTTGTTCAGAATTCCCTGCATTGCCCTTCACTCTCTCTCCCAAAAAGCGCATGAGGATGCAAGATAATGCTGGCAGAACCACCCAGTCTCATTATGAACCTTTGTGGCGACTTCCAAAATatcctctgcagcctggaacCCACCATCTTTAGAACTGTCTTTCCAATACAGCTCAAATCTACAGCattcattattattaataaaaaggaagagTTCCTGCTGCCACAATTTTTATATTCAATGTATCCAATTTAAAGCCATGTTTGCCTGTTTCCTTTTGACTAAACACTCCCTGCTATACAAGACGCTGTCAAATATGTACAGCACTGTGCCATACGGTCCTATGTCCAGGACCATATCAGCAGCAGGATTATTGAATGCTTGAAATAACAAGgttatattttacattattttttgtaatCCCTTGTAAGCAACTTcaagggaggggagggggagcaggAATTAACATTAtcctttgaaatggaaaataattttcaaaatatttgcataaataagaaaacagatatttttgtgGCTAACCTGGTACTGGCCAAGTCCAAGAGCTGGGCTTTGTAACTGCTGAATAATGGACTCATCAAAGTACCCATTTTTCTCCCATAGCTGAAGAAGCTGCATGAATAAGAGTGAAACGATTTTATAAATTATGAACATTCAAAGAAAAACTGAGGTACAGCATTTTTGTGTCTTCAGTTTTTCGTAAGACCTAGGATTTTGGTATTTATTGTTGAACCAGGTGCATTCATCATTACGATAACTCTTAAATAAAGCCTAGGTACTTTAAAGttctattttaaatgtgaaCTAGAGCACCTCCTGTAACAGACTTTATGAAGACAATCAGATCAGAAGAATCTCTTCTTGCACCTGCCTATTTGTGAATTTACATAGCACCAACCTAACAAAGCAAAAGTTACAGTTAAACCAAAACCAGATACTCACTCTGGCAATTTTCTGTTGCTTATCCTCCTCCACTGCTAGAAAGCTGGTACAATAAATAGGCACAACCACCTTCTGTAAAGCAGCCAGAAGATCTCGTGCTTGCTTTCGCTGGCTTCAAGAGAACAATGAAAAGAATTATGCCTTTCACTATAACACTAAGTGTACTGGAATATTCAATTCATCTCAACTTCTGCTATACTACAAGTAGTGGAATCACAAAACAGAGCTCTCTCCCTAACGACTTTATTATAAAATCTTGTCTGGaggaaaaatacacaaagtAGGTAAAATGGTTTTACCTAAATTTGATTACTAAAGGTCTAGATCAAAGCTGTGGACCTCTGAGGACAGCTGCTAAAAATAATGAGTATgttaaaaatatgaagtgacTAGTCAAAACAACATTGTATCTAGGAGAGGAACTTCGTCAAATTAATCAAAACAGCAAACTGAAACCCATATCTGAATTCTCACCAGTGATGCAAAACATCATTGATTAAGTAGATGAGGTGCAGCCGCAGCTCAAAGTGAGCTCCTTCCGCTGTGATACGGTTCCGCAAGTGCCCGGCCATCAACTCGCAGTGTGCAGGAGACTTTGCATTACTAAACATCCAGTTCTTACCAGCcttagaaaagcaaattttaaatatttcaagtcAGTCTAATGTGTTCCCGTGATACGGGCTTCTTATAGCTCTGAAATAACTGCAGGAAGGGGAGATTTTAGGTAACAGCTTTCATTTTACCTGCCACACAACACAGATATAAAGCTGTCGTTAACACAGAGAGAAtctcaaaacacaaacaaactAACGGCACCACCAAATCCCTGTACAAATTTAGATCACTTACTGAGATCGCGTCTTTTGTGCAAGTGTCAATTATTGGCTGCAACAAGCTGTCAAATTCATTCATATCTAACTGGGTTTCCTCCAAAACCTTTTGCATTTGTTGCTCGATCGCAAGGGCTACTGCTGATGTGACTTgttcctgattaaaaaaaaaaaaaaacaaaaccccaaaaaaaacagaagcaaaaaaaaaaaaaaaaaatataaagaattaCATTAGAGCCAACATTCTTTTAAAGAATGAAGCTGCTGTATCTTTATCCTCTTGGACGTAAGTAGCTACCTCAAGGACTAAAATCATTTACAAGCACTGTGACCTcatgaaaatgtttcagttctttggttctgaaaagaaaagactCTTCACATATTTAAGAAGTCCAGTTTACTTCTACTTCTAAAATCCATCACGTAATAACAAATAATTGCAAGAAGCTCTTAAATGTAAGGAACATAACCAAGCATAAGAAACTCTTTGGTTTGGTCTTCCACAGCTTTAACAGCTAAAAGTCTCCTGCAAAAATCAGCTAGTTGATAGCACACAGTTCCCGTCCACCCCTAATCACATCAGAATACTACAAATCAGAACATCTTGCAGTTCCCAGCAATCTTTAGCATTAAATCACGGTTAACGCAGTCACAGTTTATTCCACTTTAAAACtaacaatatttttcaaagagtAAATTAAAGTTTTTAATCACAGATCAATTATACCAACACAACCTGGATATCAGACACATCTATTCTAGGGGACGATGTTATTTGCCACACAATAAAAGTAAGGAAAGCAACATCCCTTCTCACCTCCATCACCGCTCAGAAGCAAACTGGCCTCTCCCCCTTCACTCCTAATTCCTACAGCCACTTACAGGCCAGGATACACCAGGCGAATGTTCATCTTAAACCAACCTGTCTCATAGCGAGgagatgctgctcctgctgctgcaggttcCACTGACTCTGCTGGATGAGTTCCTCCACAGAAGGGGTGccctgaggggctgggatgggcgCAGCCGGTGGGAGCGATGGCTGTGGCAGGGGCTGGATCTGTGCGGAAGCCTCGATGTCTTGGCTTTGCTTGCACAACACTATTAGACAGAGTAAACTTTGAAAGTTTGAAACCTCCCTACTTTGAAACCTCCCAGAGAAACTCCCTACCGCGAGCCTACGGGTGAAAATGGCACTGGTTCCAAACAGACCCTCACTGTGAGGGGGTCTCATTCCCGAGCTgcttggacaatgctctcagacacttggtgggattcttggggtgtcctgcacagagccaggagttggactcgatgatcctgacgggtcccttccaactcagcatattctatgattctacgGTTAACAgtatattctatgattctccGGTTAACGCAAAATCACGGGTGGATGGTGCCAACGAGGAGGGTCAGCAACTTCCTGTACAATTCCAGAGCGACAACTGCAGGACGAGCCGAGTTCCGGCTCTCCAGGCGCCGAGCTACGCCTCACCACGCTGCCCGTCCCTACGGCTCCGCCTGCCCGCCTCCAAACCCACAACGCGGGGGCCCTGAGGAGCCGTGGCCAGCGCTGAGCCAACTACCTGGAACCCAGAGCgcaggaggaggctgcaaaCCGGGCCCGGCGGAGCAGGGCGAGACCAGGAGAGACAAAAGTGTCTCCGCCGGCCGACCCCGAGAACCCGCGGCCGGGAGAGGGAGGGAGCCCCGAGCCGGCCCTGCCCGAGGCACAAGTCCCACTCACgttgctgctgctccagggccaaCTTGTACTTGTAGTAACCGTAGAAGTCGCCCCCgaagagaaaggagaatttggggttctccttctgcttctccatcGTCATCTTCTCGAACTCGGGCCCGTTCCGCGCCACAAACTGCGCCAGCTTGTCGATGACATTCCGCAGCTCCTGGTCTGTGGGGAGGCAGAGCCGTCAACCCTCGCTCTCCCCCCTCCCTTCCCGTTCCCGCGGCTGCCCCCCGTCCCCCCGATCGCCCCTCACCCTCGGGCGGCAGAGGCATCTCCATGGCCGCGAGTCCCCGGGCCGCTGGGCCGCGACGCACGGACGGAAAGGCTGCGACACCCGCGCGGCCGCGCTTTACGGCCCCGTGGCCATGGAGACGGCGCGCGACGCCGGTCACGCGGGGTCGCACCTCCCGCCCTCCCGCCGTGGATTTTAGTaagggaatatttattttttccacttttccatcCTAATTAGAATTTTTGTACATCTTAGAGCACATTTCCAAGGAAATTTACCCAATTAATGTTGGTGAATCAGGTGTTGTTCAGCACCATACCcacagaattctgtgaattcccaggaaaacttGCTAAGTCTTTAATTATCATCATGATTCATCTCTTTGTAAAATTCaatttgctgtatttgtaaTTACACGAATCCCATTAAAACTTCagtcctggcctggctgctgttCCTTGGACACAGTGGGGTGGTTCTTTCCTGCCCTTGGCACACGTGTGGATGTTC
It includes:
- the CHERP gene encoding calcium homeostasis endoplasmic reticulum protein isoform X2; translation: MEMPLPPEDQELRNVIDKLAQFVARNGPEFEKMTMEKQKENPKFSFLFGGDFYGYYKYKLALEQQQLLCKQSQDIEASAQIQPLPQPSLPPAAPIPAPQGTPSVEELIQQSQWNLQQQEQHLLAMRQEQVTSAVALAIEQQMQKVLEETQLDMNEFDSLLQPIIDTCTKDAISAGKNWMFSNAKSPAHCELMAGHLRNRITAEGAHFELRLHLIYLINDVLHHCQRKQARDLLAALQKVVVPIYCTSFLAVEEDKQQKIARLLQLWEKNGYFDESIIQQLQSPALGLGQYQANLITEYATVVQPVQVAFQQQIQNLKTQHEEFVNSLTQQQQQQQIQIPPLENEVKSTPPPQAPTAAPASAPPSAPVTQADDGKSQLPLAGSTEYDTTGSGVQDPASGGPRGPGSHDQIPPNKPPWFDQPHPVAPWGQQQGPPHCPPWNNNHEGMWNEQRDQGWNNQRETPWNNQPDPSWNNQFEAPWNNQHEQPPWGGGQREPPFRMQRPPHFRGPFPPHQQHPQFNQPPHPHNFNRFPPRFMQDDFPPRHPFERPPYPHRFDYPQGDFPQEIGPPHHHPGHRLPHPGISEHPPWGGPQHPDFGPPPHGFNGQPPHMRRQGPPHMNHDDPSLVPNVPYFDLPAGLMAPLVKLEDHEYKPLDPKDIRLPPPMPPSERLLAAVEAFYSPPSHDRPRNSEGWEQNGLYEFFRAKMRARRRKGQEKRNSGPSRSRSRSKSRGRSSSRSNSRSSKSSGSYSRSRSRSCSRSRSYSRSQSSRSRSRSSRSRSRSRSRSRSKSYSPGRRRRSRSRSPTPPSSAGLGSSSGPPIPESRLGEENKGHQMLVKMGWSGSGGLGAKEQGIQDPIKGGDIRDKWDQYKGVGVALDDPYENYRRNKSYSFIARMKARDELKRETQDPPPPE
- the CHERP gene encoding calcium homeostasis endoplasmic reticulum protein isoform X1, whose translation is MEMPLPPEDQELRNVIDKLAQFVARNGPEFEKMTMEKQKENPKFSFLFGGDFYGYYKYKLALEQQQLLCKQSQDIEASAQIQPLPQPSLPPAAPIPAPQGTPSVEELIQQSQWNLQQQEQHLLAMRQEQVTSAVALAIEQQMQKVLEETQLDMNEFDSLLQPIIDTCTKDAISAGKNWMFSNAKSPAHCELMAGHLRNRITAEGAHFELRLHLIYLINDVLHHCQRKQARDLLAALQKVVVPIYCTSFLAVEEDKQQKIARLLQLWEKNGYFDESIIQQLQSPALGLGQYQANLITEYATVVQPVQVAFQQQIQNLKTQHEEFVNSLTQQQQQQQIQIPPLENEVKSTPPPQAPTAAPASAPPSAPVTQADDGKSQLPLAGSTEYDTTGSGVQDPASGGPRGPGSHDQIPPNKPPWFDQPHPVAPWGQQQGPPHCPPWNNNHEGMWNEQRDQGWNNQRETPWNNQPDPSWNNQFEAPWNNQHEQPPWGGGQREPPFRMQRPPHFRGPFPPHQQHPQFNQPPHPHNFNRFPPRFMQDDFPPRHPFERPPYPHRFDYPQGDFPQEIGPPHHHPGHRLPHPGISEHPPWGGPQHPDFGPPPHGFNGQPPHMRRQGPPHMNHDDPSLVPNVPYFDLPAGLMAPLVKLEDHEYKPLDPKDIRLPPPMPPSERLLAAVEAFYSPPSHDRPRNSEGWEQNGLYEFFRAKMRARRRKGQEKRNSGPSRSRSRSKSRGRSSSRSNSRSSKSSGSYSRSRSRSCSRSRSYSRSQSRSRSRSRSSRSRSRSRSRSRSKSYSPGRRRRSRSRSPTPPSSAGLGSSSGPPIPESRLGEENKGHQMLVKMGWSGSGGLGAKEQGIQDPIKGGDIRDKWDQYKGVGVALDDPYENYRRNKSYSFIARMKARDELKRETQDPPPPE
- the CHERP gene encoding calcium homeostasis endoplasmic reticulum protein isoform X4, which produces MEMPLPPEDQELRNVIDKLAQFVARNGPEFEKMTMEKQKENPKFSFLFGGDFYGYYKYKLALEQQQLLCKQSQDIEASAQIQPLPQPSLPPAAPIPAPQGTPSVEELIQQSQWNLQQQEQHLLAMRQEQVTSAVALAIEQQMQKVLEETQLDMNEFDSLLQPIIDTCTKDAISAGKNWMFSNAKSPAHCELMAGHLRNRITAEGAHFELRLHLIYLINDVLHHCQRKQARDLLAALQKVVVPIYCTSFLAVEEDKQQKIARANLITEYATVVQPVQVAFQQQIQNLKTQHEEFVNSLTQQQQQQQIQIPPLENEVKSTPPPQAPTAAPASAPPSAPVTQADDGKSQLPLAGSTEYDTTGSGVQDPASGGPRGPGSHDQIPPNKPPWFDQPHPVAPWGQQQGPPHCPPWNNNHEGMWNEQRDQGWNNQRETPWNNQPDPSWNNQFEAPWNNQHEQPPWGGGQREPPFRMQRPPHFRGPFPPHQQHPQFNQPPHPHNFNRFPPRFMQDDFPPRHPFERPPYPHRFDYPQGDFPQEIGPPHHHPGHRLPHPGISEHPPWGGPQHPDFGPPPHGFNGQPPHMRRQGPPHMNHDDPSLVPNVPYFDLPAGLMAPLVKLEDHEYKPLDPKDIRLPPPMPPSERLLAAVEAFYSPPSHDRPRNSEGWEQNGLYEFFRAKMRARRRKGQEKRNSGPSRSRSRSKSRGRSSSRSNSRSSKSSGSYSRSRSRSCSRSRSYSRSQSRSRSRSRSSRSRSRSRSRSRSKSYSPGRRRRSRSRSPTPPSSAGLGSSSGPPIPESRLGEENKGHQMLVKMGWSGSGGLGAKEQGIQDPIKGGDIRDKWDQYKGVGVALDDPYENYRRNKSYSFIARMKARDELKRETQDPPPPE
- the CHERP gene encoding calcium homeostasis endoplasmic reticulum protein isoform X5, whose product is MRPPHSEVLCKQSQDIEASAQIQPLPQPSLPPAAPIPAPQGTPSVEELIQQSQWNLQQQEQHLLAMRQEQVTSAVALAIEQQMQKVLEETQLDMNEFDSLLQPIIDTCTKDAISAGKNWMFSNAKSPAHCELMAGHLRNRITAEGAHFELRLHLIYLINDVLHHCQRKQARDLLAALQKVVVPIYCTSFLAVEEDKQQKIARLLQLWEKNGYFDESIIQQLQSPALGLGQYQANLITEYATVVQPVQVAFQQQIQNLKTQHEEFVNSLTQQQQQQQIQIPPLENEVKSTPPPQAPTAAPASAPPSAPVTQADDGKSQLPLAGSTEYDTTGSGVQDPASGGPRGPGSHDQIPPNKPPWFDQPHPVAPWGQQQGPPHCPPWNNNHEGMWNEQRDQGWNNQRETPWNNQPDPSWNNQFEAPWNNQHEQPPWGGGQREPPFRMQRPPHFRGPFPPHQQHPQFNQPPHPHNFNRFPPRFMQDDFPPRHPFERPPYPHRFDYPQGDFPQEIGPPHHHPGHRLPHPGISEHPPWGGPQHPDFGPPPHGFNGQPPHMRRQGPPHMNHDDPSLVPNVPYFDLPAGLMAPLVKLEDHEYKPLDPKDIRLPPPMPPSERLLAAVEAFYSPPSHDRPRNSEGWEQNGLYEFFRAKMRARRRKGQEKRNSGPSRSRSRSKSRGRSSSRSNSRSSKSSGSYSRSRSRSCSRSRSYSRSQSRSRSRSRSSRSRSRSRSRSRSKSYSPGRRRRSRSRSPTPPSSAGLGSSSGPPIPESRLGEENKGHQMLVKMGWSGSGGLGAKEQGIQDPIKGGDIRDKWDQYKGVGVALDDPYENYRRNKSYSFIARMKARDELKRETQDPPPPE
- the CHERP gene encoding calcium homeostasis endoplasmic reticulum protein isoform X3 — encoded protein: MEMPLPPEDQELRNVIDKLAQFVARNGPEFEKMTMEKQKENPKFSFLFGGDFYGYYKYKLALEQQQLLCKQSQDIEASAQIQPLPQPSLPPAAPIPAPQGTPSVEELIQQSQWNLQQQEQHLLAMRQEQVTSAVALAIEQQMQKVLEETQLDMNEFDSLLQPIIDTCTKDAISAGKNWMFSNAKSPAHCELMAGHLRNRITAEGAHFELRLHLIYLINDVLHHCQRKQARDLLAALQKVVVPIYCTSFLAVEEDKQQKIARLLQLWEKNGYFDESIIQQLQSPALGLGQYQANLITEYATVVQPVQVAFQQQIQNLKTQHEEFVNSLTQQQQQQQIQIPPLENEVKSTPPPQAPTAAPASAPPSAPVTQADDGKSQLPLAGSTEYDTTGSGVQDPASGGPRGPGSHDQIPPNKPPWFDQPHPVAPWGQQQGPPHCPPWNNNHEGMWNEQRDQGWNNQRETPWNNQPDPSWNNQFEAPWNNQHEQPPWGGGQREPPFRMQRPPHFRGPFPPHQQHPQFNQPPHPHNFNRFPPRFMQDDFPPRHPFERPPYPHRFDYPQGDFPQEIGPPHHHPGHRLPHPGISEHPPWGGPQHPDFGPPPHGFNGQPPHMRRQGPPHMNHDDPSLVPNVPYFDLPAGLMAPLVKLEDHEYKPLDPKDIRLPPPMPPSERLLAAVEAFYSPPSHDRPRNSEGWEQNGLYEFFRAKMRARRRKGQEKRNSGPSRSRSRSKSRGRSSSRSNSRSSKSSGSYSRSRSRSCSRSRSYSRSQSRSRSRSRSSRSRSRSRSRSRSKSYSPGRRRRSRSRSPTPPSSAGLGSSSGPPIPESRLGEENKGHQMLVKMGWSGSGGLGAKEQGIQDPIKGGDIRDKWDQYKGVGVALDDPYENYRRNKSYSFIARMKARDEC